The DNA region tatgatccttgaggcaatgcacttgtgcaataacatgatgccatgagggatcttagggtcaaaatgAGGGTATTACAATAGGATAAATTTGGTatcccctcgttgtggtccattgtttcctggtCGCTAAAATTTTGCCTATGACTGTCAAAGAgtgttacagcgtgtgtgctagctttgatgctctcctctttcatgactttcatgcaacactGACTAAATACTTGCCCAGTCATTAACACTACACTCCATATTTCACCTCTGGTTGAGAAagtagaagccaacctataataggtcgatcttaccaaggtggttattggcagatttctaattcctttgaataccctATTCATGCATTCCACgaggtttgttgtcatgtggccccatagacaacctccgtcaaattcccttgtccacttctctactggtatgttattcaACCATCTtcctgcgtcttcattagacagtctaatatcatcatgataatattgaaatgacggcagagttagagcatacccagcattcaccaccttcttgcgaagattcttatcttttattgcacgcatgaatttttgtgcaatatgtctaatgcaatagacatgggtagaaggaggatcatgacatccgttgtcatggttgtcgtaggcactctcaatggcaacatttcaatcagaaatcaaacagagattcgcttatggagccacatgcgttcttagatgtcgaagaaagaaaccccatccacccgccatttcaccttcaaccagagcaaaggcaatgggaaatacattgttgttgccgtcttgtgcaacctccataagcaaagtacccttgtatttatcgtataaccaagtgccgtcaatttgaataataggtttgcagaatgcgaaacctttgatgcatgggtcaaacgcccaaaagagacagtgaaagattctattacctgtaacACAGGTTCCATCTGGCATCATTgttggcaatgtctccataattgccacagttcctgggacatatgtttttagtgcccataaaaaccgtggcaattctttgtatgaatcctcccagttgtcGAATACATGTTCAAtagcctttgtcctcgcaatccaggaTTTCTTGTAAGgtggagtataattatatcttgttctgatatgggatataattatactcaccttcactgatggatctttattaaccaacggcagaatgtcttgacatatcaatgcagcacttaatttacggtgatcttgttcaacgttagttgcaatgcaactttgaggtgggtctattgaagctatctcccaagagtcgtttttatttttgtaagacgcagccaacCAAAACATTTAAAGGATGTTGCGACATTtgatgacataccttctcgaatcagtgggtttcactgtaaaatcagcatagttgttcatgtggaattttttgatatCTCGCACACATTTTTCTTTGGcacgaaacatgtctcccacctttaattctCCTTCTGATCATGGATATGggttatagaaaacactgttggatgtttcatcatcatgcaaatccatgtttgtcatatgttgaggcggattgtagaaacgactaggaggtattggcggtggttgatcatcatcttcaatgtcgttgttcagcatgtgatcaacctgtatctcggtctcctcttcttcttcatcaatgatgttcacttctgcttctgggttgacgtcatctgaccattatggatcaaattcaccagattcatcctgactaGTTATTTGATActgctgagatggtatacatggttgaagagtaatatacaactcaatacaattgcagcctgaatgttcatgactaacaaacatgtattcaacatcttcatcatcccgtatcttaagcgggaaaaacttgcattgactgttctaaaaaatattggattttgatacgtgatctttgacacaatacccgatcctatacataacttgtattatttttttcaaatgcaagaaggttgcatttctcttgatcgtaagtcgaatggtatcggtgtttcgaaaacaaaaaccgtataactcagactcgtatatttcaccattgcagtgaacgttgacactatattttggtgaagatgacatcgtgcagatgaaaactattttctgGCTACAGATGAATGTGGGTTGActcttggatgttgatagtaagatACTTAAATAGGTGAGTGATTTGTCTCACATGCAAGCTAGTTCAAAGTGatgtgtcgcacatgcaagctagtccgaaatcatgtgtcaaccatgcaagctactcATAAGTGACATGTccagcatgcaagagagaggacagccacgtgtcacacatgcaaacacacactccaaatgaattgacGCCTCCTTacattccttgcacatgggcgccaatccatttggcgacaccatgtcttgcatgcatgcagacctcgaaaccaagcaacCAGACCTATGTGTGtcatgcatgtccctatggaggcgccaatttgaatggcagaaccatgtacaaaatgcacatgagcgccaattcatttggctaCCACATGCAAACATAATTTTCCATGCTCCAATTCATTTGCCTATAAATTCATCCAcaccatcaacacttcttccacaccatcactcactacttcttctacaatttcatctgcaacaacttcttgtagtttcatctgcaccaacctctttcatccccgacaaaatgtttatcctcacaatgggcgaatcgcACTGAGGAACGGTAGCAAACAtaacaacttatgtaagcgttttattgttttgttatttgttttaataaagtcccttttaataacatatcaacttagtaaagttttttgttctttcttttataggatgtttcaaggttccggactcgggtccacgaatatgtccacatggacccgatgattcaaccttatgttgaactcgccgattttggacatataagcaaaattTTATCTTGGTAGGgagataacaaattcattcttgctttatgcgaaagatggcgtcccgagacacacacattctggttcCCAACTGGTGAGTGTACCatgacgttagaagacgtctacatgcttttgggactgcccattgaaggtaaggctgtaaatggtaaaaccaactatgcaaattcaatttgcatggacctcttggagactgatttgttagatgataactcaagaggtcaaggtatactcctttcacgccttaagtcatactataacagtttatacttagatgagcactctatcgaagatgctcgaataataaaaactaggtgttacattatgcttttaattggttcttttttatttcccgaaggtagtggttctagtatgcatattgtgtatttacctttacttagagatgtagatagaataggaagttacatttggggatctgcttgtctgGTCTATCTCTATAACTTtttgtgcaaaaactcacacaaagacacatctacctttTCTAGATGTGCTattttgctccaagcatggggttggtcaagactaccgtacctagcacccgtcaacaacaaccctttcacattctcgtatgcacaaaagtaagttgtttaaattgctatatatttacttacttctttagagattattatctctaactaatatttttacctttttggtgtagatggtctgcacatggtatgagttataacagatgtcctagacattgtattactcagtatcgcaatctgttggatcaccttcgaccgacagacgtaaggataataacctcattatttcgttataatttgttaacttTTTCTACCAAGATTATAATCCAAGTTACTTTCACATTTAAGTTCATTTGGCATCCatacctaaatttggatcatgaccatgaggtcaacgctgaagatgcggccgtatggactgcatgcacaccgataatacgaTTCACAACTATGGAGATGTAgaacagtgatcgtgtgaagttgcagttcggtatgccccaaaatatcccagatcccccagcaagcctaggagaatggcatctgcaTAAAGCTAATGACCAATGGAAtttcaatccatggcaaagcttcgcaagatcagagtgtcgctaatggaagcaccgccatgaccatgtcttaactgacgcagtcatgccaaatgaagaaaaaccaagttgtacttatatggcttggtacaaatcggttggttttcagttcatcgtcgaggatatgtacctgtacgaccaacgccaacaaacttacacaccatacacctcaacatctaacccccaacaacattgtcagactGGATACACATaaccccctgtccgtcaaactttccgttccaccaacatacaaacatacaaccaaaacatgccatacacccaacctcaataccaagagcataccccataccaccaccaacaaattgatcataaacctgagacccaacatcgcttcgcacccaacacatcacccaACCAAAGTCATCTTAGCCAtaacacccaacgatcattcaacaccaatcgcccctcctcctaccatagccaagaagcccaaacctcacaaaaccaaaaaCTCCAACAAtcctatctctaccaaacaccccaataatatttccaacctttcctctacgcatcattcacacccatgtctcccttcaaccgtcccggtcgcccaccaatgagtcaaacacaacccaactactctggcatgggtcatgaactcagctacaGCGGTATGATAACGTGAAAACGTATCGTATTTTTGGCTTCATATgtattgctttttacttgattaacacttattattacgcagtattttacgtttattgcaggtatttatcgaatGAAAGGTTTACAGCAAGGAAagtggaaaatagcaaaaaggaaagaaaaagagaataaaatggagaaaaatagagaTAATGGACCACCACACCAAATGGGCTTGTGAAGCCCATCACCTAGatgtgtggcgcccgccacatgaACCAAAGGAGGTGGTGGCGCCCACCACCAAGCATGAAGAGGTTGTGGCGCTCGCCACAGAGTAAAGGACTAGGGTTGTGGCAATcgccacaacctagtcttccCTACTTTTTCTCCATGATTATAGCCACGAATCCACTCACCTTCGGCTACAAATTAGGGATGTGCAAAATATATAAGGAGGTTAGGTTCTACACGCCAatctctctcttcttccagctTTCAATCTACGGATTATTTTTTAGTCAGaattattttcttttagtttcCTAGGCAGTTTTTCCTACTTTGTAAcagtgatagtttctccacatcggggactattgaAATTTATTTTACGCATTTGAATTCAATTATAACGGTTACTCATTACAAAAGCCTGCCGACATTATTTTTATCGAAGAATCAAGATTCAGTTCCAGTTCTCAATTCGtaatccaggttttattttgattgctattttatttatttatgccttattgcatgtttgattttccaaataccatgtctgttaccggatccatggtgttagtttttataaaacttatttttctggttttagtttcttattttaattaaactgtttttcgtacgagagtacaaaacaaaataaggttaaggtcaacaagaacgagagtttgagattttaactagatagctgaaactaggcattaatcctaaacacaacgagagcgctttaggattaattagactttattcatattcaaaaattacttttaaattcaaaatgagatcgcgagagccaagcattctggtttaggagtatggtcagagtcaataaaaacgagagtgtgagaccaagtcctttctataaataatttctactgaagaatattttgaccaataagattacaccaactatctatcgaatccccgaagtttgatgcgttacataccgatatccctcTATCACatatctttattaatattctAATTTACcttatagttatttctcttcatccctctaatcttagaacgatcatcagccttagatttacatagtaacattagataacaATATGTTTGATTATTAGTCCTcgtgggttcgataatctttaaaactacgcgataggactgtgcacttgcagtcaggattcccatagacttactaagtcgcgatcaagtttttggcgccgctgccggggactaatttagtcgatatcgtaactctaGTGTTACCCAGTATAGACTAAGGAAAACAATTATTTTTCCCTTTCTACATTTGTCgagtgtatgccaagtactcgctctcaaggcgagaAATTAAAGCTACAGTTCGACGAACCTGAGTCTTATCATAGATTAGAACGCCGGATACGAGACTTGATATGAGAACGTCGTATCAAGCTAAATCTTCCTGACCTTAACATCCCTATTTCTGAGTCAGTTATTAAACCAGATATGGCCGAAGGAGTGCAAAATCGTTCTCTTAAGTACTCTGCAATCCCTTCGTGGGATGAACCACATAACAACATCGCTGCCCCTACCATCGAGGCCAATAATTTTGAGCTAAATCCTTCGTTGTTGTCAGCCGTACAGCAAAACCAATTTTCAGGTAGTCCTACGGAGGACCTGAACCTACATTTGTCAGTGTTTTTGCAATACGCAGACACAGTGAAAGCGAATGGTGTCAGCCCAGAAGCTATAAGACTACGTTTTTTCCTattctcattaagagatagagctagagcttggcttcagtctctaccatccaactctgtcactacatggaacgagttgaagaaagttttcttagcccaatatttcccacctagtaagacatttatgctaagagcccaaataaacgggtttaaacaaaaagataatgaatcactttttgaagcttgggagagatacaaagacatgatgaggctTTGTCCACATCATGGTCTAAAAGAATGGTTGATTATCCATACCTTTTacaatggtctcttgtacaacacaggattaacaatagacgccgccaCAGGTGGCGCACTGATGGATAAACCCTACAATGAGGCCTATCAACTCATTAAAAGTATGGCCCAGAATCAGTACCAGTGGGGAAGAGAAAGAACCTCTGTAGAGAAACCTCCAACGAAATGCGGCATGTACGAATTAAGCAG from Lathyrus oleraceus cultivar Zhongwan6 chromosome 1, CAAS_Psat_ZW6_1.0, whole genome shotgun sequence includes:
- the LOC127099384 gene encoding uncharacterized protein LOC127099384, with translation MAEGVQNRSLKYSAIPSWDEPHNNIAAPTIEANNFELNPSLLSAVQQNQFSGSPTEDLNLHLSVFLQYADTVKANGVSPEAIRLRLTIDAATGGALMDKPYNEAYQLIKSMAQNQYQWGRERTSVEKPPTKCGMYELSSLDHINAKVDALTQKIDNLTITPAATMAAVAPNCEI